The following proteins are co-located in the Ostrinia nubilalis chromosome 22, ilOstNubi1.1, whole genome shotgun sequence genome:
- the LOC135082704 gene encoding putative nuclease HARBI1, giving the protein MNAINAIVHLANNADPARRRKLYRQRSNPFDLRDLNFKIKYRFNKDTVRTIIDLVEDDLVQSARGGGTCPELQVLVAIRCWGRREVQDDAGDLHGLSQPTVSRICARVAHAIANKANSFIKMPITIGEQERISAKFRAIKNFPGVIGAIDCTHIKIKKTGGDMAQYYINRKGYYSLNVQVVCDADLKIMDIVARWRGSTHDSRIFMESNIKQRFEDRQFRGRLIGDSGYPLLPYLFTPILRPSRPEEEAYNNAHISTRNTVERCFGVWKQRFQCLLHGLPVSLQNGKAVIIALAVLHNIAIDMNDTLLEQHMEQVPVTPQLSTENSVHDNRPSLLRRRSQLILQNFINQHF; this is encoded by the exons atgaatgctataaatgcaattgtgcatttagccaataatgccgacccagcgcgacgtagaaagctctaccgccaacgaagcaacccattcgatttgcgggacctaaattttaaaataaaatataggttcaataaggacacagtgcgcaccatcatagatttggtggaagatgatctggttcagagcgctagaggtggtggcacgtgtcctgaactgcaagttttagtggccataagatgttggggacgtcgtgag gtacaagatgatgctggtgacctccatggcctaagtcagccgacagtgagccggatatgcgccagagtcgcgcatgcaatcgcgaataaggcaaattccttcatcaaaatgcctatcactataggagagcaggaaagaattagtgccaaatttagagcaattaaaaattttcctggggtgataggagccatagattgcacccacattaaaattaaaaaaaccggaggtgacatggcccagtactatattaatagaaaaggctattattccctgaatgttcag gttgtctgtgatgctgacctcaaaataatggatatagtggctagatggcgaggcagtacacatgacagtcgaatttttatggagagcaatataaaacaacgatttgaggataggcagtttagaggacgccttattggcgattcgggctaccctcttctgccatatctatttacacctattttaaggcctagtcgtccagaagaagaagcatacaataatgctcacatctcaactaggaacactgttgaaaggtgttttggggtgtggaagcagcggttccaatgcctactccatggcttaccagtaagcctccaaaatggaaaagctgtgatcatagcattggctgtattacataatatagccattgatatgaatgacacattgttag aacaacatatggagcaggtccctgtaactccgcaactttcgacggagaacagtgttcacgacaaccgaccttcattgttgaggcgtaggtcgcagttgatactacaaaattttataaatcaacatttttga